A stretch of the Amia ocellicauda isolate fAmiCal2 chromosome 10, fAmiCal2.hap1, whole genome shotgun sequence genome encodes the following:
- the rpl15 gene encoding large ribosomal subunit protein eL15: protein MGAYKYMQELWRKKQSDVMRFLLRVRCWQYRQLSGLHRAPRPTRPDKARRLGYKAKQGYVIYRVRVRRGGRKRPVPKGATYGKPVHHGVNQIKFARSLQSVAEERAGRHCGGLRVLNSYWVGEDSTYKFFEVILVDPFHKAIRRNPDAQWITKPVHKHREMRGLTSAGKKSRGLGKGHKFHLTIGGSRRAAWRRRNTLQLPRYR, encoded by the exons ATGGGAGCGTACAAGTACATGCAGGAGCTATGGAGGAAGAAGCAGTCCGATGTGATGCGCTTTCTGCTCCGGGTCCGCTGTTGGCAGTACCGCCAGCTGTCCGGCCTGCACCGGGCTCCTAGACCCACCAGACCCGACAAGGCCCGCAGGCTGGGATACAAGGCAAAGCAAG GCTACGTCATCTACCGTGTGCGTGTGCGCCGTGGTGGTCGCAAGCGCCCCGTGCCCAAGGGAGCCACCTATGGTAAACCTGTCCACCATGGTGTCAACCAGATCAAGTTTGCCCGCAGCCTGCAGTCTGTGGCTGAG GAGCGTGCTGGCCGTCACTGCGGGGGCTTGAGGGTTTTGAACTCCTACTGGGTGGGTGAAGATTCCACCTACAAGTTCTTTGAGGTCATCCTCGTCGATCCATTCCACAAGGCCATCAGACGCAACCCTGATGCCCAATGGATCACAAAGCCTGTCCACAAGCACAGAGAGATGCGTGGGCTGACGTCAGCCGGCAAGAAGAGCCGCGGCCTGGGCAAGGGCCACAAGTTCCACCTCACCATTGGAGGGTCTCGCCGTGCTGCCTGGAGGCGACGCAACACCCTGCAGCTGCCTCGTTACCGCTAA